A stretch of Arachis hypogaea cultivar Tifrunner chromosome 15, arahy.Tifrunner.gnm2.J5K5, whole genome shotgun sequence DNA encodes these proteins:
- the LOC140179431 gene encoding uncharacterized protein → MVCRPIICLDGCFIKTPYGGQLLTAIGWDPNDQMLPIAYAVVEAETKDTWTWFLTNLCDDFGYDKIRGCTFMSDQQKGLVPTFDELIPGVDHRFCVRHLYSNFRKRFPGLQLKLMMWNAAKATYLQEWERRMAKIQSLDNGAYNHLMEIPTKYWCRHKFGTWSKCDTLVNNMCEVFNSVIVDAREKPIVSMLEDIRVYIMRRWADNRDRIIEYPREVLPRIRIKVEKQADASGKWVSTYAGRDKYEVTSIHGGKEKFVVDLKNHECSCRKFQLSGIPCAHAMTCIRKMCFNVDNFVANCYKKSTYTDCYQHVVYPLNGPNLWEKTPFDDVLPPVYRKPIGRPKVKRNKAADENPTRGGVSREGQNQKCSYCFARGHNKRTCPKKRKVAATASANKVAGSTRRASRFKSSTSTSTISS, encoded by the exons ATGGTTTGCCGTCCAATAATTTGCCTCGACGGGTGCTTCATCAAGACACCTTATGGGGGTCAGCTTCTCACTGCTATTGGCTGGGACCCGAACGACCAGATGTTGCCAATAGCCTATGCAGTGGTTGAAGCAGAGACGAAGGACACATGGACCTGGTTCCTTACCAATTTGTGTGATGACTTCGGGTATGACAAGATAAGGGGCTGCACCTTCATGTCTGACCAACAGAAG GGATTGGTTCCAACCTTTGATGAGCTGATTCCCGGAGTGGATCATAGATTCTGTGTTAGACATCTTTATAGCAATTTCAGGAAGAGATTCCCAGGGCTGCAACTAAAACTGATGATGTGGAATGCTGCAAAGGCTACTTATTTACAAGAGTGGGAGAGGAGAATGGCTAAAATACAGAGTCTTGATAATGGAGCCTACAACCACCTGATGGAGATACCAACCAAATATTGGTGCCGCCACAAGTTTGGGACCTGGTCTAAGTGTGACACCTTGGTAAACAATATGTGTGAGGTCTTTAACTCTGTAATTGTGGATGCCAGAGAGAAGCCAATAGTCAGCATGCTTGAAGACATCAGAGTATACATAATGAGGCGTTGGGCTGATAATAGGGATCGTATAATTGAATACCCAAGAGAAGTATTGCCCCGTATCAGGATTAAGGTTGAGAAACAAGCTGATGCAAGTGGTAAGTGGGTGAGCACGTATGCTGGTCGTGATAAATATGAGGTAACAAGTATCCATGGAGGCAAAGAGAAGTTCGTTGTTGATTTGAAGAATCATGAGTGTTCTTGCAGGAAGTTTCAACTCTCCGGGATCCCCTGTGCTCATGCAATGACCTGCATCAGGAAGATGTGCTTCAACGTTGACAACTTTGTTGCAAACTGTTACAAGAAATCAACCTACACTGACTGCTACCAACATGTGGTATATCCCTTGAATGGACCCAACCTGTGGGAGAAGACACCCTTTGATGACGTTTTGCCACCAGTTTACAGGAAACCCATTGGAAGGCCTAAAGTAAAACGTAATAAAGCTGCAGATGAGAACCCAACTCGGGGAGGAGTTTCTCGCGAAGGGCAGAATCAGAAGTGCTCCTATTGTTTTGCTAGAGGTCACAACAAACGAACCTGTCCAAAGAAGCGCAAAGTAGCTGCAACTGCATCG GCAAATAAAGTAGCTGGATCCACAAGAAGGGCTTCCAGATTCAAGTCTAGCACCAGCACTAGCACTATCTCCAGTTAG
- the LOC112751413 gene encoding oleosin Ara h 14.0102: MATATDRAPHQVQVHTPTTQRVDVQRRGYDVSGGGVKTLFPDRGPSTSQIIAVLVGVPTGGTLLLLSGLSLLGTIIGLAIATPVFIFFSPVIVPAVVTIGLAVIGILTAGACGLTGLMSLSWMINFIRQVHGTTVPDQLDSAKRRMADMADYVGQKTKDAGQEIQTKAQDVKRSS, from the coding sequence ATGGCTACCGCTACTGATCGTGCACCTCACCAGGTTCAAGTCCACACCCCCACCACACAACGGGTCGACGTTCAACGCCGCGGCTACGACGTTAGTGGTGGTGGTGTCAAGACTCTTTTCCCCGACAGAGGTCCGTCGACCTCTCAAATCATTGCCGTCCTCGTCGGCGTCCCCACTGGGGGCACTCTGTTGCTCCTCTCCGGCCTTTCGCTTCTCGGAACCATAATCGGGCTGGCTATTGCCACCCCGGTTTTTATCTTCTTCAGCCCGGTTATAGTTCCCGCCGTCGTTACCATTGGCCTTGCAGTCATTGGTATTCTGACTGCGGGAGCATGTGGACTAACCGGGCTGATGTCTTTGTCATGGATGATTAACTTCATCCGACAGGTACATGGGACGACGGTGCCGGATCAGCTGGACTCGGCGAAGCGGCGCATGGCAGACATGGCGGATTACGTGGGGCAGAAGACAAAGGATGCTGGCCAAGAGATACAGACTAAGGCCCAGGATGTTAAGAGGTCATcataa